A window from Rhea pennata isolate bPtePen1 chromosome 1, bPtePen1.pri, whole genome shotgun sequence encodes these proteins:
- the SUN2 gene encoding SUN domain-containing protein 2, with amino-acid sequence MSRRSQRLVTTRYYQGDDDAAASSSSGSLPGGPQTPFKDSAGRTVRRKSSSMKRLSPGPSTQTTYYSESVMSESFLGGDRGLSALGSSGFDDGLDGSSFWGGELSTTMTTRRRRGTGDTESSKINGLAESKMYDTYASSSGYSSEDDYAGHLHSGQSSSGSGLRSAASSVGSFLWHVASSPVRFLGWSLSWVGAAWRRLTGRAALLDGVASRSAKEGRSWEKAAAVKQAPLSSRLSGRYWGLKKFLLLLLLLLLLAALGYGAWYFYPYGLSALSFPVFSWRSAKVSSSASRGADVPGGGDLTAFDQGLSSEHQLLARFQALEKRFKVLEAEASRWELQSRAAGGELKQGDVLTLLEGLVSRREEELKEHVHNDVATHIQGELDTLRAQVQMDLNGRLGKITQASQEMEARLFELNSEWQSSTQEGLRGSFQQEMDKLERQLAGLKKELALLKSDQEVVGKHMEVMLEQIKGVRTDVEAQFPAWVSQFLSQPRQDGAAGLFLQREDLQAELHALERKILAKVLEDRRLSARDAQAGVGVALQQGGIAGVTEEQVHLIVNQALKRYSEDRVGMVDYALESAGASVINTRCSETYETKTALLSLFGIPLWYHSQSPRVILQPDVNPGNCWAFRGSQGFAVIRLSSPIRPTAVTLEHIPKALSPQGTIPSAPKDFTVYGLKEEGEEEGALLGQFIYNHDGDPIQTFYFEGEDLGTFQLVELRILSNWGHPEYTCIYRFRVHGEPAH; translated from the exons ATGTCCCGCCGCAGCCAGCGCCTGGTCACCACGCGCTACTACCAGGGCGATGACGACGCtgccgccagcagcagcagcggctcCCTGCCGGGGGGCCCGCAGACCCCCTTCAAGGACAGCGCCGGCAG GACGGTCAGGAGGAAATCGAGCAGCATGAAGCGCCTCTCTCCCGGCCCCAGCACCCAGACCACCTACTACAGCGAGTCGGTGATGAGCGAGTCCTTCCTGGGGGGCGACAGGGGACTCTCCGCCCTGGGCAGCTCGGGCTTTGACGATGGCCTGGACGGCAGCAGTTTCTGGG GTGGGGAGCTCTCGACGACGATGACaacaaggaggaggagaggcacGGGGGATACGGAGTCCAGTAAAATCAACGGGCTGGCGGAAAGCAAGATGTACGACACCTACGCCTCTTCGTCCGGCTACTCCTCTGAAGATGACTACGCTG GTCACCTCCACTCCGGCCAGAGCAGCTCTGGGTCGGGGCTCAGGAGCGCAGCCTCCAGCGTGGGCTCCTTCCTCTGGCACGTGGCCTCCTCCCCGG TCCGGTTCCTGGGGTGGTCGTTGTCGTGGGTCGGAGCCGCGTGGCGCCGCCTCACCGGCAGGGCTGCCCTCCTGGACGGCGTCGCCTCGAGGAG TGCGAAGGAAGGCCGCTCAtgggagaaggcagctgcaGTGAAACAGGCTCCTCTTTCTTCTCGGCTCTCCGGACGCTACTGGGGTCTGAAGaagttcctgctgctgctgctgctcctcctgctcctcgcTGCCCTCGGCTATG GGGCTTGGTATTTCTACCCGTACGGCCTGTCAGCGCTCAGCTTCCCTGTGTTTTCGTGGCGCTCTGCAAAAGTTTCGTCCTCTGCCTCTCGGGGAGCTGATGTGCCGGGAGGTGGGGATCTGACCGCCTTCGATCAG GGGCTGAGCAGCGAGCACCAGCTCCTAGCGCGGTTTCAAGCCCTGGAGAAACGCTTCAAGGTGCTGGAGGCCGAGGCATCGCGGtgggagctgcagagcagggcggcggggggcgagCTGAAGCAGGGTGATGTCCTCACGCTGCTGGAGGGGCTGGTGAGCCGCCGGGAGGAGGAGCTGAAGGAGCACGTCCACAACGACGTGGCCACGCACATCCAG GGCGAGCTGGACACCCTCCGAGCCCAGGTGCAGATGGATTTAAACGGGCGCCTGGGGAAGATCACTCAAGCCTCGCAG GAGATGGAGGCCCGCTTGTTTGAGCTGAATTCGGAGTGGCAAAG CTCCACGCAGGAGGGCCTGAGGGGGAGCTTCCAGCAGGAGATGGACAAACTGGAGCGGCAGCTGGCGGGCCTGAAGAAGGAGCTGGCGCTCCTGAAATCGGACCAGGAGGTGGTGGGAAAGCACATGGAAGTGATGCTGGAGCAGATTAAGGGAGTGCGGACTGAC GTGGAGGCGCAGTTCCCTGCTTGGGTGAGCCAGTTCTTGTCGCAGCCCCGGCAGGACGGCGCAGCTGGCCTCTTCCTCCAGCGGGAAGATTTGCAAGCTGAGCTCCATGCACTGGAGCGCAAGATCCTTGCCAAAGTCTTGGAGGACCGGAGGCTGTCGGCACGGGATGCCCAGGCTGGCGTTGGAGTGGCCCTGCAGCAAGGGGGAATTGCAGGGGTAACGGAGGAG CAAGTGCATCTCATCGTGAACCAGGCCCTGAAGCGCTACAGTGAGGATCGCGTGGGGATGGTGGATTACGCACTGGAGTCGGCAG GGGCCAGCGTCATTAACACCCGCTGCTCGGAAACGTATGAGACCAAGACAGCGCTGCTGAGCTTGTTCGGCATCCCCCTGTGGTACCACTCACAGTCCCCGCGGGTCATCCTGCAG CCAGACGTCAACCCTGGGAACTGCTGGGCGTTTCGTGGATCCCAGGGGTTCGCTGTCATCCGCCTCTCCAGCCCCATCCGTCCCACAGCTGTGACGCTGGAGCACATCCCGAAAGCCCTCTCGCCCCAGGGGACCATCCCCAGTGCTCCCAAGGACTTCACTGTCTAT GGCttgaaagaggaaggagaagaggagggcGCTCTCCTTGGGCAGTTCATATACAACCACGATGGCGATCCCATCCAAACGTTTTACTTCGAG GGTGAAGACTTGGGCACGTTCCAGCTGGTGGAGCTCCGGATATTGAGCAATTGGGGTCACCCTGAGTACACCTGCATCTACCGCTTCCGCGTGCACGGGGAGCCAGCTCACTGA
- the GTPBP1 gene encoding GTP-binding protein 1 isoform X1 codes for MAAAERSRSPMGGSPVPACMFAPEPGSPGGGPRVAAAACPLHTAFDAEDGEALNGEPEIDLTSKLVMVSPTSEQYDSLLRQMSERIDEGCGETIYVIGQGSDGTEYGLSEADMEASYATLKSMAEQIEADVILLREHQEAGGKVRDYLVRKRVGDNDFLEVRVAVVGNVDAGKSTLLGVLTHGELDNGRGFARQKLFRHKHEIESGRTSSVGNDILGFDSEGNVVNKPDSHGGSLEWTKICEKSTKVITFIDLAGHEKYLKTTVFGMTGHLPDFCMLMVGSNAGIVGMTKEHLGLALALNVPVFVVVTKIDMCPANILQETLKLLQRLLKSPGCRKIPVLVQSKDDVIVTASNFSSERMCPIFQISNVTGENLDLLKMFLNLLSPRTSYREEEPAEFQIDDTYSVPGVGTVVSGTTLRGLIKLNDTLLLGPDPLGNFLPIAVKSIHRKRMPVKEVRGGQTASFALKKIKRSSIRKGMVMVSPRLNPQASWEFEAEILVLHHPTTISPRYQAMVHCGSIRQTATILSMDKDCLRTGDKATVHFRFIKTPEYLHIDQRLVFREGRTKAVGTITKLLQTTNNSPMNSKPQQIKMQSTKKGALTKREDSVPPVGTAAAGPPAGDEAPSTAAAPLTPTALQPPSKVGGGGRRRGGQRHKVKSQGACVTPASGC; via the exons ATGGCGGCGGCGGAGAGGAGCCGTTCCCCGATGGGGGGCTCCCCAGTGCCGGCCTGTATGTTCGCCCCGGAGCCCGGCTCGCCGGGCGGGGGGCCTCGCGTCGCGGCGGCCGCCTGTCCGCTCCACACCGCCTTCGACGCCGAGGACGGCGAGGCGCTCAACGGCGAGCCCGAGATCGACCTCACCAGCAAG CTGGTGATGGTGAGTCCAACTTCAGAGCAGTATGACAGTTTGCTTCGGCAGATGTCAGAGAGAATCGATGAGGGATGTGGGGAGACCATCTATGTCATTGGACAAGGATCAG ATGGGACTGAATATGGTCTGAGTGAGGCAGACATGGAAGCATCCTATGCTACGCTGAAGAGCATGGCAGAGCAAATTGAAGCAGATGTGATCCTTCTGCGGGAACACCAGGAAGCAGGGGGCAAGGTGCGGGACTACCTTGTTCGGAAACGTGTGGGTGACAACGACTTCCTGGAGGTCAG ggTAGCAGTGGTTGGAAATGTGGATGCAGGAAAGAGCACATTGCTTGGTGTCTTGACACATGGTGAACTAGACAATGGCCGAGGCTTTGCTCGGCAAAAGCTCTTCCGGCATAAGCATGAGATTGAATCAGGCCGCACCAGCAGCGTGGGCAATGATATTTTGGGCTTCGACAGTGAGGGCAACGTGGTGAACAAGCCTGACAGCCATGGTGGCAGCTTGGAATGGACCAAGATCTGTGAGAAATCCACCAAGGTTATAACTTTCATTGATCTTGCTGGTCATGAAAAGTACCTGAAAACCACCGTCTTTGGCATGACTGGCCATTTACCCGACTTCTGCATGCTTATG GTTGGCAGTAACGCTGGGATTGTTGGAATGACCAAGGAGCACTtgggcctggcactggcacTCAACGTTCCTGTCTTTGTTGTGGTGACCAAGATTGACATGTGCCCTGCCAACATCCTACAAG AAACCCTGAAGCTGTTACAGCGACTGCTGAAGTCCCCAGGGTGCAGGAAGATTCCCGTCCTGGTTCAGAGCAAGGATGATGTCATTGTAACAGCCTCCAACTTCAGCTCAGAGAG gatgTGCCCAATTTTCCAGATTTCAAATGTCACTGGGGAGAACCTGGATTTGTTAAAGATGTTTCTTAATCTCTTGTCTCCACGGACCAGTTATAGAGAAGAAGAGCCAGCAGAATTCCAGATAGATGATACTTACTCTGTCCCG GGCGTAGGAACAGTTGTGTCTGGAACGACACTAAGAGGCCTAATCAAGCTAAATGACACCCTGCTGCTGGGGCCGGATCCCCTTGGCAACTTCCTGCCTATTGCTGTCAAGTCCATCCACCGCAAGAGAATGCCTGTCAAAGAAGTTCGCGGAGGCCAGACTGCCtcctttgctttgaaaaag ATCAAGCGTTCTTCCATCCGGAAAGGCATGGTAATGGTGTCCCCCCGCCTGAACCCACAAGCATCATGGGAGTTTGAAGCGGAGATTCTGGTACTCCATCACCCCACCACCATTAGCCCACGGTATCAGGCCATGG TGCATTGTGGCAGCATCCGCCAGACGGCCACGATTCTCAGCATGGACAAGGACTGCCTGAGGACAGGGGACAAAGCCACAGTGCACTTTCGCTTCATCAAAACCCCGGAATATTTACATATAGACCAGCGGCTGGTCTTCCGTGAAGGCCGCACCAAAGCTGTGGGTACCATCACTAAG TTACTCCAGACCACCAATAACTCGCCAATGAACTCCAAACCACAGCAGATAAAGATGCAGTCAACAAAGAAGGGAGCCCTTACGAAACGAGAGGATAGTGTGCCCCCAGTTGGGACAGCAGCTGCGGGACCACCAGCTGGGGATGAGGCTCCCTCAACAGCTGCAGCACCATTGACACCTACTGCCCTGCAACCACCG TCAAAAGTTGGAGGAGGAGGCCGGCGACGTGGGGGTCAGCGCCATAAAGTGAAGTCTCAGGGAGCCTGCGTGACTcctgccagtggctgctga
- the GTPBP1 gene encoding GTP-binding protein 1 isoform X2 — MVSPTSEQYDSLLRQMSERIDEGCGETIYVIGQGSDGTEYGLSEADMEASYATLKSMAEQIEADVILLREHQEAGGKVRDYLVRKRVGDNDFLEVRVAVVGNVDAGKSTLLGVLTHGELDNGRGFARQKLFRHKHEIESGRTSSVGNDILGFDSEGNVVNKPDSHGGSLEWTKICEKSTKVITFIDLAGHEKYLKTTVFGMTGHLPDFCMLMVGSNAGIVGMTKEHLGLALALNVPVFVVVTKIDMCPANILQETLKLLQRLLKSPGCRKIPVLVQSKDDVIVTASNFSSERMCPIFQISNVTGENLDLLKMFLNLLSPRTSYREEEPAEFQIDDTYSVPGVGTVVSGTTLRGLIKLNDTLLLGPDPLGNFLPIAVKSIHRKRMPVKEVRGGQTASFALKKIKRSSIRKGMVMVSPRLNPQASWEFEAEILVLHHPTTISPRYQAMVHCGSIRQTATILSMDKDCLRTGDKATVHFRFIKTPEYLHIDQRLVFREGRTKAVGTITKLLQTTNNSPMNSKPQQIKMQSTKKGALTKREDSVPPVGTAAAGPPAGDEAPSTAAAPLTPTALQPPSKVGGGGRRRGGQRHKVKSQGACVTPASGC; from the exons ATGGTGAGTCCAACTTCAGAGCAGTATGACAGTTTGCTTCGGCAGATGTCAGAGAGAATCGATGAGGGATGTGGGGAGACCATCTATGTCATTGGACAAGGATCAG ATGGGACTGAATATGGTCTGAGTGAGGCAGACATGGAAGCATCCTATGCTACGCTGAAGAGCATGGCAGAGCAAATTGAAGCAGATGTGATCCTTCTGCGGGAACACCAGGAAGCAGGGGGCAAGGTGCGGGACTACCTTGTTCGGAAACGTGTGGGTGACAACGACTTCCTGGAGGTCAG ggTAGCAGTGGTTGGAAATGTGGATGCAGGAAAGAGCACATTGCTTGGTGTCTTGACACATGGTGAACTAGACAATGGCCGAGGCTTTGCTCGGCAAAAGCTCTTCCGGCATAAGCATGAGATTGAATCAGGCCGCACCAGCAGCGTGGGCAATGATATTTTGGGCTTCGACAGTGAGGGCAACGTGGTGAACAAGCCTGACAGCCATGGTGGCAGCTTGGAATGGACCAAGATCTGTGAGAAATCCACCAAGGTTATAACTTTCATTGATCTTGCTGGTCATGAAAAGTACCTGAAAACCACCGTCTTTGGCATGACTGGCCATTTACCCGACTTCTGCATGCTTATG GTTGGCAGTAACGCTGGGATTGTTGGAATGACCAAGGAGCACTtgggcctggcactggcacTCAACGTTCCTGTCTTTGTTGTGGTGACCAAGATTGACATGTGCCCTGCCAACATCCTACAAG AAACCCTGAAGCTGTTACAGCGACTGCTGAAGTCCCCAGGGTGCAGGAAGATTCCCGTCCTGGTTCAGAGCAAGGATGATGTCATTGTAACAGCCTCCAACTTCAGCTCAGAGAG gatgTGCCCAATTTTCCAGATTTCAAATGTCACTGGGGAGAACCTGGATTTGTTAAAGATGTTTCTTAATCTCTTGTCTCCACGGACCAGTTATAGAGAAGAAGAGCCAGCAGAATTCCAGATAGATGATACTTACTCTGTCCCG GGCGTAGGAACAGTTGTGTCTGGAACGACACTAAGAGGCCTAATCAAGCTAAATGACACCCTGCTGCTGGGGCCGGATCCCCTTGGCAACTTCCTGCCTATTGCTGTCAAGTCCATCCACCGCAAGAGAATGCCTGTCAAAGAAGTTCGCGGAGGCCAGACTGCCtcctttgctttgaaaaag ATCAAGCGTTCTTCCATCCGGAAAGGCATGGTAATGGTGTCCCCCCGCCTGAACCCACAAGCATCATGGGAGTTTGAAGCGGAGATTCTGGTACTCCATCACCCCACCACCATTAGCCCACGGTATCAGGCCATGG TGCATTGTGGCAGCATCCGCCAGACGGCCACGATTCTCAGCATGGACAAGGACTGCCTGAGGACAGGGGACAAAGCCACAGTGCACTTTCGCTTCATCAAAACCCCGGAATATTTACATATAGACCAGCGGCTGGTCTTCCGTGAAGGCCGCACCAAAGCTGTGGGTACCATCACTAAG TTACTCCAGACCACCAATAACTCGCCAATGAACTCCAAACCACAGCAGATAAAGATGCAGTCAACAAAGAAGGGAGCCCTTACGAAACGAGAGGATAGTGTGCCCCCAGTTGGGACAGCAGCTGCGGGACCACCAGCTGGGGATGAGGCTCCCTCAACAGCTGCAGCACCATTGACACCTACTGCCCTGCAACCACCG TCAAAAGTTGGAGGAGGAGGCCGGCGACGTGGGGGTCAGCGCCATAAAGTGAAGTCTCAGGGAGCCTGCGTGACTcctgccagtggctgctga